The DNA sequence CCCGCCACCGACGAGCTACCGGAATGCGGGCCAGTGCTCCGGCCTTCAGGCCGGGGGTGAAGGCCCGCGCTGGGAGGGCCGCCAGGGTCCGAGCAGTGCTCTAAGCTGGCCGGTTTTGCCGCTCGATGTACTGCTGCACGATGCTTGGTGGTGCGCCGCCGACGGAGCCGGCGAAGTACGAGCCCGACCAGAGCTTGTTGGCCCGGTGGTAGTGGCGTGCGAGGTCGGGGAACTCCTGCCGCGGGCGGCGCGACGGGACGCCCTTGAGTGAGTTGACCAGGCGGGAAACGGCGACTTTGGGTGGGTGGTCGACCAGCAGGTGGACGTGGTTGTGGCCGCCGTTGAACTCGACCAGTTCGGCCTCGAAGTCCGTGCATACGTCCCGCATGATCGCCTCCATGCGGGTCAGGTGCCGGTCGGCGAACACCGTGTGCCGGAACTTCGTCACGAAAACCAAGTGAACATGCATCGCGAAAACACGGTGCCTGCCGGTACGGACGTCTTCGACTTCCGCCATAGACCAACGTGATATTGTGTGGTTCGTGCAGCTCCGGTACCAGTTCCGGGTCTATCCGACACCCGGCCAGCAGATCGCGCTGGCCCGGGCGTTCGGATGCGCCCGGGTGGTGTTCAACGACGGGCTGCGCCTCCGGCGGACCGCCCACGAGCAGGGTCTGTCGTACGTGTCGGACGCCGAGTTGTCGAAGCGGGTCATCACGCGGGCCAAGGCGACTCCGGAGCGGGCGTGGCTGGGTGAGGTGTCGGCGGTGGTGTTGCAGCAGGCCCTCGCGGACCTGAACACCGCGTACCGCAACTTCTTCGCCTCGATCACCGGCAGACGCAAGGGCCGCATGGTGGCCCCGCCGAGGTTCCGGTCCCGTAAGGACAACCGGCAGGCCATCCGCTTCACCCGCAATTCCCGGTTCACGGTCCTGGACAACGGTCGTCTGCGGCTGCCGAAGATCGGCGACCTCACGGTCCGCTGGTCCCGGATACTGCCGTCGGACCCGTCGTCCGTGACGGTCATCCGGGACGCCGCCGGGCGGTATTTTGCCTCGTTCGTCGTGCGGGCCACGGACGAGCCGTCGCCGCCGACCGATGCCGAGGTGGGGATCGATCTGGGGCTGACGCACTTCGCGGTCATGTCCGACGGCACGAAGGTGGCCGCGCCCAGGTTCCTGCGCCGCGCGGCCCGCAAGCTCAAACGGCTGCAACAGGCCCTGTCGCGCAAGCAGCGGGGCAGCAACCGCCGTGGGAAGGCCGTCGTGAAGGTCGCCAGGGCACACGCCCGGGTGGCCGACACCCGGCGGGACTGGCAGCACAAG is a window from the Solwaraspora sp. WMMD792 genome containing:
- the tnpA gene encoding IS200/IS605 family transposase: MAEVEDVRTGRHRVFAMHVHLVFVTKFRHTVFADRHLTRMEAIMRDVCTDFEAELVEFNGGHNHVHLLVDHPPKVAVSRLVNSLKGVPSRRPRQEFPDLARHYHRANKLWSGSYFAGSVGGAPPSIVQQYIERQNRPA
- a CDS encoding transposase, with amino-acid sequence MQLRYQFRVYPTPGQQIALARAFGCARVVFNDGLRLRRTAHEQGLSYVSDAELSKRVITRAKATPERAWLGEVSAVVLQQALADLNTAYRNFFASITGRRKGRMVAPPRFRSRKDNRQAIRFTRNSRFTVLDNGRLRLPKIGDLTVRWSRILPSDPSSVTVIRDAAGRYFASFVVRATDEPSPPTDAEVGIDLGLTHFAVMSDGTKVAAPRFLRRAARKLKRLQQALSRKQRGSNRRGKAVVKVARAHARVADTRRDWQHKLSTTIIRENQAVYVEDLCVVGLGRTRLAKSVHDAGWSSFVGMLEYKAARSGRTFARVDRWLPSTRMCSDCGRINERMALNVRSWVCPCGSHHDRDVNAAINIKAAGQADFNDRGARVGPGPVPAPRGETVTHQNTARVTRGVAGIAAD